The stretch of DNA TGTAAGCAGGAGCACCGATGAAGCTGAGCCCACCGATTTCTGGATTTCGGAAAATTCTGTTTGAGGGACTGAATTCATCTACTGATCTAATCCTTTGTACTTACCGATCCTCTCAGTAGCTAACAGATTCTGAGAATTTAACTCGAGTGGATATCAATCAATTAACTCCCACTGGTTAGTCATTCCTCCATAGACACGGTTTAAAACTCGTCGTCTCGAGAAAATACGGGCAAATAAAACAGGGTGGCGGAGGAGACGCAGTAGAACTGCACTCGGAGACCGGTCAACGTCTTCAATATCGATCCCGGCAGCGGCACGAATTGCTGCTCCCAGAACCTTGGGATTACGAGTTTCAAGAAAGTATCTCACAACTGTGGCGAAAATGTACTCCGTTTTCATCCTCTGATATAATCTATCAGGATAATTGTGTAATTGGCTTCTGTTAGCCAGCTCTGCGGCCAAGAATCCCGATTCAACGGCCTGTGAGATCCCCTTTCCGGTGAGTCGGTTTGCTATACCTGCAGCATCACCCACTCGTACGACTGAATGCTCCGGTAGATGGGTTCTGTCGGGATCAAGGCTTGGTCCCTCGGGAATGATTGCGACGTTCGTCCGTTCCTGCGACGGGACTGGCCACCCATTCCGCTCACAGGCTTCCCTCAATGCCTTCATATAATCATTAGGCCGGTCACTGACCGTCCAGCCGATACCAACGTTGGCTCGTTGCGATGTCTTCGGGAATGCCCACGAGTACCCTGTATAGTTCTCCAGAATTATCCGGCTGTTCGGGTACAACTCGGTGAAGTCCCCTTCGACATCACTGTTAAGCGCTACCATATATCCTGAATACTCGTTGGTTGTTCCGAGCGCTTTACTAGAGAGTGATGGCTGACCGGTTGCATCAACGACGAGATCATACTCATCGGTGAACTCGTGGAAATCTGTCCGTGTGATAGACTGGTTTTCGTGGATGTCAACACCCTTCTCTGAGAGTTGTTCTGCCCAGGACTGCTCAACGACATTTCGGTCCGTTATATATGTATCCGCAGCAGGAAAGGTGCCGGCTCCAGTGCGGTGGCGATCGGCGTCGATTCCGTCATACACCTCCACTTCCATCGCTGGCAGCGGGTTGAGAAAGCCGTTCTCTACAGTCGGTTCGAGTGGGATCTTCGATACCGCTGTCATCGCTTCTCCGCAATTAACGCCTTTGCTATCGTAGGACTGCCGCTCATATAGTTCGACGACGAATCCAGCGTCGTCGAATCCAGCAGCTGCTGCAAGCCCGGCCATCCCTCCACCTATTACCGCAATTTTGGACGTTCGAGTCATCGGTTTTTGCCAATCTTTGAGGCCATCGTTAAGCTCCCAACAGCATCCGAAGTGACCCACGAACGCCCATCGGGAGTCCGATCGCTCCGATGAAGAACGTCATAAGCCACCACCACGTGTGATTCATCTCCTCTTTCGCATCGGCGAGATACCACACGATGCCGACAGTCACGACGAGTTTCAGCACGAACGTCGATCCGGAGAATCCAGTCGCCTGGTACACGAGATTCGTCACGACCAGCTTTGGGGAGTAGCCGAGGAACGTCACACCGATGAGATTCTGCGCAGCGTCCCACAACTGGCCGAAAACGGCCAGCAGAATTAGCGGGTGTCGAAGGTGGGTGATATTGGCGAAACTCGTGCCCCAGTAGTAGAGTGCGGTTACGCCGAGCGCTATCCCCGTCGTCGCGACAGGAACCCATAGGCGGAGTGGGGTCGATGTCGAGAGGCCGTGCCAAACAGCCCACCAGACGGCCCCGACAGCCCACACCGACCCGACGAGCCCGACTGTTAGCGGGATAGATCCGATATTTTGGTCACGCAAGAGTGCGCCGACGCCGAGCGCGAGGATGGTGACAGCGGTGACGACGATGTAAATCGATGGCGTGATGAACCACACCGCGTAGTCGCCGAGCAGTCCGATATCCTCGAGGGCGCGCATCGCCCCACCTGCGATGATGATCGGAGCGAACCCGTAGGCCAGTCGTGCGTCGAACGTGACGTCGAGTTGGTCGAGATACGCCCGTAGTCCGGGGAGGCTGTATACGACTGCCGCGAGGTAGATTACCGTGTTCACCGCGTTGTAGCCCTGGACAGCACGAATCCCCTCGTGCGTGACTGGTTGACCGGCCGCATCGGCGACGACTGGTCCCCAGAGATACTGCCAGATGAACCGGTCGTAGACCAACGTCGGAAACACGAGGAGGCCCCCACCGATGAGGACGAGCGGGGCCAGCAGGTACAGCGCCCACCACTCGCGTGAGCCGGTCTCCGGAAGGGCAGTCTCGACGCGCCGGGTGACAGTACTCACGACTCGTTCACCTCTAAGCGCCACGTCGTGCTTTTCGAGCGCCCCCACTGTTCGAGTGAAACGATTGTGAGTTCGTCCTGGAGCTGGCTGAGGTACTGCGCGACTGCCTTGGGAGATCCGTCGAGATCGCTGGCAATCTCGCGAGCCCGGAGGTATGTCGGTTCGCTACTGGCTGTCTCGACGAGGTACCTTCGAACCGTGTGCCGGGAAATATTCGACATTGATCTAGAGGTGACGGTTAGCGAAGAAATCCGAAGAGCTTGTAGTCGTGATCGGGGGTGTACCGCCGGAACAGGAGACTGTTCGTCAGCACCGACACCGACGAGAACGCCATTGCTGCTGCAGCGAGCACGGGCTGGAGGAGGCCGAGCGACGCTAACGGAATCATCGCCGTGTTGTAACCGAGCGCCCACACGAGGTTCTGTTTGATCTTCTGGAGTGTCGCGTCTGAGATTCGGATCGCCTTTACCACGTCGAGCGGGTCGTCTCGCATCAGCGTGACGTCTGCAGCTTCGATGGCGACGTCGGTGCCGGAGCCGATTGCTGTCCCGACGTGTGCGACCGCGAGTGCCGGAGCGTCGTTGACGCCGTCACCGACCATCATCGCCTGCCGGCCCTCGTCTTGAATACTGTCGACCGCGTTGGACTTGTCCTCAGGAAGGACTCCTGCGCGGACGTTCTTCGGGTCGATACCCACCTGTTTAGCGACCGCACGGGCAGTTCGCTCGTTGTCGCCCGTAATCATCATCACGTCAACTCCCCGCTCCTGGAGTGCTGTGACAGCCTGCTTGGAGCTTTCCTTCACTGTGTCGGCGTCGGCGACCACACCCACGAGCTCCCCCTCGTAGGCGACCAGCATCGCCGTCTTCCCCTCGTTCTCGAGGCGTTCCATCGTCTCCTCAGCGGGAGAGGGGTCGATCCCGTTGTCCCGCAGCAGCTTGCGGTTGCCGACCAGCACCTCGCTGTCACCAATGACTGCTTTGATCCCGTGGCCCGGAACGTTCTCGAAGTCGTCAGGCTCAGTCACGTCCAGGCCGCGTTCTTCGGCCCCTTCGACGATTGCACGGGCGAGCGGGTGTTCGCTGCCGCTTTCAGCTATCGCCGCCAGTCGAAGCACATCATCCTCTGAGAGGCGCTCACGGGTGCTGAGCTGTCCACCATCTGGGGTCGGCTCGCCACCGTCAGTCACCACATTTCCATCGCTATCAAAGACGACCACGTCGGTGAGTTCCATTTCCCCTTCGGTGAGTGTGCCCGTCTTGTCGAAGACGACTGTATCGACGTCTTTCGCTCGTTCGAGGATGTCACCGCCCTTGAACAGGACGCCGTTCTGGGCACCAATCGTCGTCCCGACCATCGTCGCTGCGGGCGTCGCCAGCCCCAGCGCACAGGGACAGGCGATGAGGATCGAGGACGCGAAGACAATTATCGCGAACTCGAAGACTGAAACGGTCCCACCGACCGGGGCCGGGCCGCCAGCAACCTGACCCCACAGCGGGAGCCAGTCGACGAAGCCAGCGAGAGCCTCGGGGAACAGGAACCAGACGACACCCCAGAGAAGGGCGTTCGCGATGACCGCAGGCACGAAGTACGCGGAGATGCGGTCGGCGAGATTCTGGATGTCGGGCTGGCGCGACTGGGCCTCCTTGACTGTCTGGACGATCTGTTGGAGGGCCGTGTCTTCTCCAACCTTCGTCGCCTCCACGACAAGGACGCCGTTCTCGTTAATCGTCGAGCCGACGACCTCATCGCCCTCCTCTTTCTCGACAGGCACAGATTCGCCAGTGACCATTGACTCGTCGACGGCAGACTGACCGTCGACAACGACACCGTCTGTGGGAATCTTCTCACCTGGACGAATTTTCATCCGGTCACCAGTTGTGACCTCTTCAAGCGGAACTTCTTCTTCACTGCCGTCCTCGTGGACAATGGTCGCCGTTTCGGCTTCCATTTCGAGGAGCTTTCGGAGGGCCTCACCCGCTTGGCCCTTCGACCGAGCTTCGAGATAGTTACCCAACGTGATGAACACGAGGATGAGGGCTGCCGTGTCGAAATAAAGTCCACCTGCAATGAGTTCAGCAAGGACTGCCACAGAGTATAGATAGGCCGTTGTTGAACCGATCGCAATCAGCACGTCCATATTGGCGCGGCCATTCTTCACGATCGCCTTGTACGAGTTCTTATAGAACGGCCAGCCGAGGATCGCCTGTACCGGCGTGGCGAGGAGGAACTCAACCCAGCCAAGTTCCACACCGAAGACGGCTTCAGGGACGATCGCGCCACCGAGCAGATAATTGTCGATGAGGAAGAAGAGCAACGGTGCCGATAACACTGCCCCAAAGAGGGTCAACCTGAGTTGCTTCCGAGTTTCGGCTTGACGGGCGGCATCTCGTGCGTCCTGGCCCGACTCTTCGTCGGCACCATCTTCGCGGACGGGCGAGTAGCCAGCCTCCTCGATAGCATCGTACAGCGCACCAATAGATACTTCCGCAGGATTGTAGGTGACCTGTGCTTCGTCGGTTGCGTAATTGACCTCCGCATTAACGACGCCCGGAATATTTTCAAGAGCGGTTTGGTTGGTCTCGGCGCAGTTGGCACAGGTCATATCGGAGATGGCAATCGTTACCGTCTCAGAGACTGCGCCGTACCCGGCCTCGTCGATCGCGTCGTAGATTTCTTTGAGCGATACCTCTTCAGGGTCGTAGGTGACGGAACCCTCGTCGGTGGCGAAGTTCGCATCCGCCTCCGATACCCCGTCGAGCGATTCGAGAGTGTCCTGGATCGTCGCCGAACAGTTGGCGCAGGACATTCCCGTGATATCAAGATGGATTGTTTGGCTTGTCATGCTTGTTCTACTATACGGGGTCTAGGTTTAGGCGATTTACTGCTTCGAGAGGCGGGGTTTCGACTGCAGGAAAATTTGGATTCCAAAGACAGCGTTACGCTCCCTCTTCGAGTCGCTGATACCGATCGTCGAACCGTGTGAGACAGGACGGACAACAGAAGTGATAGATCTCTCCGTCGATTCTCGTCGTTTCACCTTGATTATCAACGGTATTGTTACATTCAGCACAGGTGAGTGCAAATTCGACGCCATCAACGGACGGCGTCCATTCAAGCTCGTCAATTAGCGTGACGGTGTAATCTGCTACATCGATCTCGTTAAAGAGTCCATCTACCCACTGACGTACGTTCTGGGCTTCAACACGGGCATAGAACCAAAGATCTCCTTCGGAGGTCGTGAAGACGTGTTCAACGCCATCTGACTCTCGAGCCCGCTCGCGGGCGGCCTCCAACGACGCTGAGCCGATTTCGGCCTGAATAAATACCGGTACACCAGCTCGGAGATGAGCCCGGTTGACGTCAATCGTGAAGTTGTTAATGATGCCAGCTTCCTGTAATCGCTTTACCCGGTCAGACACGGCTGGCCCCGACAAGTCGACCTCCTCGCCAATATCGCTGAACGGGCGGCGGGCGTCATCAGCGAGTAACGAGAGGATTTCTAAGTCGGTTTCATCCAAATTGCGCATACGACCGCTTCGTCTCGCAGGATACATTATTGTTGCCCACAACACACCTTCGAAATCGGTGATCTAGGGCTGCGACAACATTGGATTCTAAGCAGAAAACCACATAGAATACTCGCCCCTATCTACGAATGGATATGACTCAGACAATCACCGTCGAAGGAATGACCTGTGAACATTGCGAGCAGACCGTCGAAGAGGCACTCGAAGAAGTTGAGGGGGTTACGTCCGCTACTGCGGATCGTGACTCAGAATCCGCGACGGTCGAGGGGTCCGCTGAACGGGATGAGCTTGTGACTGTGGTCGAAGACGCTGGATACGATGCCTCTGCGTAACAAATCCCGATTCTCGTCGAATCGGATTCGGAGAGGGATTGATACGACTGCCAATCCCAGGTGTAGATACTATGACTGATACACTTCCGTTCGATGCCGTCCGCGAGCTCGACGTCGACGGGACGACGTACAAGATGGCCGATCTTCGAGCACTCGAAGAGCAGGGGCTCTGTGACCTCGACACGCTCCCTGTGAGCATCCGTATTCTGCTTGAGTCGGTGCTCCGGAACGCCGACGGCGAAACTGTTACTGCAGCGGACGTCAAGAATGCTGCTGGCTGGGAGCCAGACGTACCGGACGCAGAGGTTCCGTTCTCTCCATCACGAGTCGTCCTACAGGATCTCACTGGCGTGCCCGCAGTTGTCGACCTGGCGGCCCTTCGATCCGAAGTCGACCGCAAAGATCGGGACCCAACCCTGGTCGAACCAGAAATCCCTATTGATCTTGTAATCGACCACAGCGTCCAGGTCGACTACTTCGACTCCGAGGACGCCTACGAGAAGAACGTCGAACTGGAGTACGAGCGCAACGCCGAACGGTATCGCGCGATCAAGTGGGCGCAGAACGCCTTCGAGAACTTCAACGTCGTCCCGCCGGGGACCGGCATCGTCCACCAGGTGAATCTCGAGCATCTGGGCCGGGTCGTCCACGCCCGCGAGCGAGACGGCGAGAACTGGCTCCTACCGGACACACTCGTCGGTACGGACAGCCACACCCCGATGATCGGTGGCATCGGTGTGGTCGGCTGGGGCGTCGGCGGCATTGAAGCGGAAGCGGCGATGCTCGGTCAGCCGGTCACGATGAAACTCCCCGAGGTCGTCGGCGTCCGCCTCGAAGGCGAATTACCCGAGGGCGCGACAGCGACGGATCTCGTGCTCCACATCACCGAACGGCTCCGCGAGGTCGGCGTCGTCGACCGGTTTGTCGAGTTCTTCGGTCCTGGTGTGGAGAATCTCACAGTCCCCGACCGAGCCACGATCGCCAATATGGCGCCCGAACAGGGCTCGACGATCAGTATGTTCCCGGTCGACGAGCAGACGCTCGAGTATCTCGAACTCACCGGGCGTGACCCCGCCCACATCGACCTTGTTCGCGAGTACCTCGAAGCGCAAGGGCTATTCGGAGAACAGGAACCGGAATACACCGAGGTCGTCGAGTTCGATCTTTCGACTGTTGAGCCGAGTCTCGCCGGACACAAGCGGCCACAGGACCGGATTCCGATGGGGGACGTGAAACAGAGCTTCCGGGGACTTCTCCACGGGGAGTTCGAAGACGACCTCGATGATGTCGACGAAGACGCCCTACAGCGGTGGCTCGGCGAAGGTGGTGCAGCTGGTGCGGAGACCGACGGCGGTGTTCAGGTCGAACCCGAATCGGAACTGCACCCGTTAACCAAACGCGTCGAGGTCGACCTCGACGGTGAGACAGTGGAAATTGGACACGGAGACGTCCTCGTCAGCGCCATCACGAGCTGTACGAACACTTCGAACCCGTCGGTGATGATCGCTGCTGGTCTGCTTGCCCAGAACGCCGTCGAGAAAGGTTTAGATGTCCCGCCGTACGTCAAGACGAGTCTCGCACCCGGCAGTCGCGTCGTCACGCAGTACCTCGAGGAATCGGGCCTGCTTCCGTATCTCGAAGAGCTCGGGTACGCGGTCGTCGGCTACGGCTGTACTACTTGTATCGGGAACGCCGGACCACTTCCCGATCCCATCGAGCAAGCGATCGACGACCACGACCTCTGGACGACGAGCGTCCTCTCCGGGAATCGGAACTTCGAGGCGCGTATTCACCCGAAGATCCGCGCGAACTACCTCGCGAGCCCGCCGCTCGTCGTCGCCTACGGCCTCGCAGGGCGGATGGACGTCGACCTCGAGAACGAGCCGCTAGGCACCGACGAGGAGGGGGGATCGGTGTATCTGGCGGACATCTGGCCCGACGCAGCGGACGTGCAGGCAGCAATCCACGAGAACGTCTCTCCTGGGATGTTCGAGGAGAAGTATGCCTCTGTGTTCGAGGGTGACGAGCGGTGGGCTGCTCTCGACGCGCCCACAGGTGACGTCTACGAGTGGGACGACGACTCGACATACATCCGAGAGCCGCCGTTCTTCCAAGACTTCCCCCTCGAGAAACCCGGCGTCGCCGATATTGAGGATACACGCTGCCTGCTGACACTCGGCGATACCGTTACGACCGACCACATCAGCCCTGCTGGCCCCTTCGGATCTGACCTCCCTGCCGGCCAGTGGCTGCTCGATAACGGCGTTGAGCCGCACGAGTTCAACACCTACGGCGCGCGCCGGGGCAACCACGAGGTGATGATGCGGGGAACGTTCGCCAATGTCCGCATCGAGAACGAGATGCTCGACGATGTCGAGGGTGGCTATACGATCCACCACCCAACCGACGAGCAGACGACCGTGTTCGAAGCCAGCCAGCGCTACCGCGAGGAGGGAGTCCCGCTCGTCGTGATGGCGGGCGAAGAGTTCGGTACCGGCTCCAGCCGGGACTGGGCGGCGAAAGGAACGGACCTACTCGGTGTTCGCGCAACCATCGCCGAGAGTTACGAGCGCATCTACCGCGACAACCTCGTCGGCATGGGTGTGCTCCCCCTGCAGTTCGATGATGGCGACTCGTGGGAATCTCTCGGTCTGGATGGGTCGGAGATCTTCACGATCCACGGCCTCGATGACGGGCTCGACGTGATGGACGAACTGACCGTTATCGCCGAGCGTGCGGACGGGTCGACTGTCGAGTTCCCGGTCACAGCACAGGTCGGCACGCCGGCCGCCGTGACCTATATCGAACACGGCGGCATCCTCCACTACGTCCTTAGACGGCTCCTCACGCGATAATCTCTCTCAACTGACTCTATTTCTGGAAGCACAAGCAACACGAATAACTTTGAGTCCAAATTAGCGTTTCAATCGTGCGTAGACTCTGTTCGGATGATGCCCGCTACGTTATCCATCTGAGCTGAAACGTGTGCACTCTCACCAGCAACATGCGTAATTAAATCGTCCAGAGTGATCATCCCGATAACGCTCCCGTCTTCAACAACCGGGACGTGTCGAGCACCCGCTTCGTTCATTTGTCTCAGGACTTTTGGAATCTCAGCATCTGCTGGCACAGTAAGTGGGTCACGCGTCATCACGTCAGCAGCTCGTACGTCGTCTCCACTAGTCTCGGCTGTGAGCACACTTAACTCGCTTTCCTCGGTGAGCAGGTTAGCAATCAGGTCTCGGTCGGTGATGATACCAGAGATCTGATCGGATTCTTCGACGACCACGTACCTGGCACACCGCGATTGGGAGATCATCGTGTGAGCGATCTCGGCAACCGTGGCGTCAGGCGTGACACGGGCGACCGACTCATCAGCAATACGACCAATGTCCATCCGGAGGTCAGTTGGTCTGGTACCCATGCTAATCAGTACGACTCATAACAGGAAATAGCTTAGCATCAGCTGGTCGTCATAGAAATCCTCCACTCTTCAACCCTGAGAGACGACAATCTCCAAACTTTGTGAAGTTACAAAAAGTGTTACCAGCTACGCCACTATCCAAGAGCGCTGGCTTTTATAATCTAGTCTCAATAAGTAAAGAGAAATGTACGATACGGTTTTGCTCTCGACTGACGGGACAGTTGCTTCTGAGGAAGCTGAATCCCATGCTATCGCGCTAGCAGAGGCCCATAATGCCGATCTTCATGTTCTGTATGTAGTCGATGAGGACGTCGTAACAGCATACAGCGGTGACGAGTACGTTGATGAAGCCGAGGGCCCAGAACATGGCCTCGAAGAACTTGGAACGGAAACAATCGCAGACATCCAATATAAAGCGAAGGAGGTCGGTGTCAATGTTGTCAAAGCAATTGAGCACGGCCGACCGGCTGAGACGATTGTACGGTATGCTGATGTCGAAGATATGGATCTACTTGTACTTGGAACGAAACACCGGCCGGAAGAATACCGGGCCTTGCTCGGAAGCGTGACCGACCGCGTCCTTCGATTGACGACCCGCCCAGCGACCGTCGTGAAGACGGAAGTCGACGAATAGGGGAAGAACAGTCAGTAACGGCCGCCGTCAGGCGTGAGTCGGGCGCGCCGGCGTTCGAACTCCTCGTCGTCGATTTCGCCGCGAGCGTACCGTTCCTGGAGGACAGCGAGTGCGCTATCCTCGGTGGGGCCGTCCGATGGCGACCGCGTTGTCAGCCAGTAGACGATGTAGACGGGAAGGGCGATCAGAAGTGCCATCCACAGCAAACCGATCAACATCATCCCCCAGCTCCATATTCCCCACCCGGCCATGTGACCATCATTCCACATCCCGTCATGCCAGTCCCACATCACTGTATCTGGAACAGCAGCGTGCGTCAGAGTCATTCCAATGATGACGGCTAGCGTCAGTGCTCCGATGACGATGAGTCCCAGAGAACGAATCCCGCGTGCTTGAATTGGATTTTGCATTATTGTACTCCTGAAGAGAGTTCGGCGTGGTTAGCCGAGGATGTATTCGAGGGCGGGGTAGCGCTCAACGAGCGTCTCGCCACCGACGTCGTAGTTCTCGATGTACTGGTCGAGGCCCAGGATGCGGCCCGCGGCGAACGCGGCGACCGCGAGGAACACGAGCATGTACGCGAAGTCCCCGTTGATGAACCCGTGGCTCATGTCCCAGTTCCCGAAGTAGAACATGAGCATCATGAGCGCGCCGAAGAACGCCGCGAGGCGGACGAACGCGCCGACGAGCAGGCCGAGGCCGATGAACAGCTCGCCCCACGGGACGGCCACGTTCGCGAACTCGACGAACCACGGCGTACTCCCCATCCACGCGAACATCCCCGCGAGCGGGTTGCCGTTCGTCGCCGCGACGTTCGTGAGGTAACCGCCCGCGGCGAACTCGCCGGTGATCTTCGTGAACCCGGAGTACGCGAACGCGTAGCCCATCATGAGACGGAGCGCGAGCACGAACCACGCACTGAGACTGTGAACTTTCCCGCCGACGGTCAGACCGCCGACTCTGCTCTCGAGCTGATTCATGCCGGAGTCGAGTGTGGACATAGTTATTGCACCTTCAACTATCAGTACGGAGGCAGAGACGATATAACGGCGAGCCGGCGTTCTGGGTCAGAAAATCGGCGGGCTATATTACGCTCCTGTCGCGAGTAGAGACGTGTGACTGAGGAGGCCGACCCGTCGGAAATCTTCGCGACACTCGACGACGAGTACGCCCGCGACATCCTCGTGGCGACGAAGACCGACCGCCTGTCTGCGAAGGAGCTCAGCGAGGAATGTGACATGTCACGCCCGACCGTCTCGCGCCGTGTCACCCGCCTCGTCGAGCAGGGCCTCCTCGAGGAGTATACGCACGTCGACCCCGGGGGACGGCACTACAGCGAGTATGAGGCGCGCCTCGAACGCATCGAAATCCTCCTGCAGGCGGAGGGCTTCGACGTCAACATCGACATCCAGCCTGACCCCGCCGACCGGATTACGACCATCTTCGAGGAAATGCGGGGAGACTGAATCATGGACCACACGCTATTCGTCATCGGCAAACTGTTCACGACCGCGTTAGCACTGGTCATCGCATATCAGGCCTATCGCGGGTACCAACGACATCACACGCAGTTACTCCTGTACGTCGCCGCCGGCTTCGCATTGGTCGGGCTTGGCGGCCTCCTTGAAGGCGTCCTCTTCGAACTCCTCCAGGTGTCGATCTTCGAAGCAGGATTCGTCGCAGCACTCGTCACCGCAGCCGGGATGCTGTCTATCCTCTACGCCCTGTATGCCCCGAATCCATAAGGATTCAGGACGCCCATTCGACAAGCGGCCTCTGCGCGTCGTGCCCGGTTCGAAGCCGCTACTGTTCGGACTCCCCTCGTTCTCGATAGTGTAGCGTCGCAGTGGGAGTTATATCCATATCGGTCGTACCATATCGTATGATTCGAACACTCGTCGGTGTCCTCGGCGCTATCTCAGCGCTGTTCCCGGACGAAATCGTCGAGCTCTTCGAGAAACTCGCCATTTCGAATCCAGACGAGGGAACAGTGAGAGGGTGGATACGTCCAGCAGTCCGGTCGGAGGGTGTTCTGATAGCTGCGCTTTCACTCTTTAACGGGCGAGCATACGCATTGCTGATGAATCTTACCGGCGTGTTCGGTGCGATAGTCCTCTTATTTCCCGACCTGTATCAGAGATTTGCCACCGCGTTCCTGTACGAGCGTCCAGAGTCGATAGAATGGAACGAGCGATTCCGCTTGGGCATTCGGGCTATCGGCGCACTCTATGTCTTTTTAGCGGCGAAGACGTACAGAGAGCGTCACAACGATACTTGAGCCACCTCGCTATTGACACCTGGCGCATCCGATGTCTAGTTCGTTACGGCCGCAGGTATCACTTTGAATCTAAAGTTTGAGCCCCACGATATCAGTATGATCGAAGGGGAAATCCGCTAAAGAGAGGAGGCCGTGTGTATCCCTGTATGACGACGACGATCATCGTGGAAGGCATGACGTGCGGTCACTGTGAGCAGACGGTCGAAGAGGCCCTCGAAGAGGTATCCGGCGTGACTGACGTGACCGTCGACAGGGAGAGCGAACAGGCGAGCGTCGATGGTGAGGCAAATGTCACAGCTCTCGTGGAGGCCGTCGAAGACGCCGGGTACACCGCTTACGCCTGAGAATCGCGCGGACCACTCCGAGACAACGGCCAACCGTTGTCTTTGAAGCTTCGCTACGCTGGT from Haloarcula salinisoli encodes:
- a CDS encoding SHOCT domain-containing protein, encoding MMLIGLLWMALLIALPVYIVYWLTTRSPSDGPTEDSALAVLQERYARGEIDDEEFERRRARLTPDGGRY
- a CDS encoding DUF7521 family protein, which gives rise to MDHTLFVIGKLFTTALALVIAYQAYRGYQRHHTQLLLYVAAGFALVGLGGLLEGVLFELLQVSIFEAGFVAALVTAAGMLSILYALYAPNP
- the acnA gene encoding aconitate hydratase AcnA, which codes for MTDTLPFDAVRELDVDGTTYKMADLRALEEQGLCDLDTLPVSIRILLESVLRNADGETVTAADVKNAAGWEPDVPDAEVPFSPSRVVLQDLTGVPAVVDLAALRSEVDRKDRDPTLVEPEIPIDLVIDHSVQVDYFDSEDAYEKNVELEYERNAERYRAIKWAQNAFENFNVVPPGTGIVHQVNLEHLGRVVHARERDGENWLLPDTLVGTDSHTPMIGGIGVVGWGVGGIEAEAAMLGQPVTMKLPEVVGVRLEGELPEGATATDLVLHITERLREVGVVDRFVEFFGPGVENLTVPDRATIANMAPEQGSTISMFPVDEQTLEYLELTGRDPAHIDLVREYLEAQGLFGEQEPEYTEVVEFDLSTVEPSLAGHKRPQDRIPMGDVKQSFRGLLHGEFEDDLDDVDEDALQRWLGEGGAAGAETDGGVQVEPESELHPLTKRVEVDLDGETVEIGHGDVLVSAITSCTNTSNPSVMIAAGLLAQNAVEKGLDVPPYVKTSLAPGSRVVTQYLEESGLLPYLEELGYAVVGYGCTTCIGNAGPLPDPIEQAIDDHDLWTTSVLSGNRNFEARIHPKIRANYLASPPLVVAYGLAGRMDVDLENEPLGTDEEGGSVYLADIWPDAADVQAAIHENVSPGMFEEKYASVFEGDERWAALDAPTGDVYEWDDDSTYIREPPFFQDFPLEKPGVADIEDTRCLLTLGDTVTTDHISPAGPFGSDLPAGQWLLDNGVEPHEFNTYGARRGNHEVMMRGTFANVRIENEMLDDVEGGYTIHHPTDEQTTVFEASQRYREEGVPLVVMAGEEFGTGSSRDWAAKGTDLLGVRATIAESYERIYRDNLVGMGVLPLQFDDGDSWESLGLDGSEIFTIHGLDDGLDVMDELTVIAERADGSTVEFPVTAQVGTPAAVTYIEHGGILHYVLRRLLTR
- a CDS encoding DoxX family protein — translated: MSTLDSGMNQLESRVGGLTVGGKVHSLSAWFVLALRLMMGYAFAYSGFTKITGEFAAGGYLTNVAATNGNPLAGMFAWMGSTPWFVEFANVAVPWGELFIGLGLLVGAFVRLAAFFGALMMLMFYFGNWDMSHGFINGDFAYMLVFLAVAAFAAGRILGLDQYIENYDVGGETLVERYPALEYILG
- a CDS encoding universal stress protein, whose amino-acid sequence is MYDTVLLSTDGTVASEEAESHAIALAEAHNADLHVLYVVDEDVVTAYSGDEYVDEAEGPEHGLEELGTETIADIQYKAKEVGVNVVKAIEHGRPAETIVRYADVEDMDLLVLGTKHRPEEYRALLGSVTDRVLRLTTRPATVVKTEVDE
- a CDS encoding heavy-metal-associated domain-containing protein, whose protein sequence is MTTTIIVEGMTCGHCEQTVEEALEEVSGVTDVTVDRESEQASVDGEANVTALVEAVEDAGYTAYA
- a CDS encoding ArsR/SmtB family transcription factor, which gives rise to MTEEADPSEIFATLDDEYARDILVATKTDRLSAKELSEECDMSRPTVSRRVTRLVEQGLLEEYTHVDPGGRHYSEYEARLERIEILLQAEGFDVNIDIQPDPADRITTIFEEMRGD
- a CDS encoding CBS domain-containing protein — encoded protein: MGTRPTDLRMDIGRIADESVARVTPDATVAEIAHTMISQSRCARYVVVEESDQISGIITDRDLIANLLTEESELSVLTAETSGDDVRAADVMTRDPLTVPADAEIPKVLRQMNEAGARHVPVVEDGSVIGMITLDDLITHVAGESAHVSAQMDNVAGIIRTESTHD